The following proteins are co-located in the Salvelinus namaycush isolate Seneca chromosome 33, SaNama_1.0, whole genome shotgun sequence genome:
- the LOC120027806 gene encoding cAMP-responsive element modulator-like isoform X2 — protein sequence MAVAGDETESASTGEMSGYQICTPTSSLPQGVVMAGSPGSLHSPPHVADETTRKRQLRLMKNREAARECRRKKKEYVKCLENRVAVLENQNRTLIEELKALKDIYCHKVE from the exons ATGGCTGTTGCTGGGGATGAGACTGAGTCAG CTTCCACTGGTGAAATGTCAGGCTACCAGATCTGCACTCCCACCTCCAGCCTGCCCCAGGGCGTTGTGATGGCTGGCTCACCAGGCTCTCTGCACAGCCCCCCACACGTGGCTGACGAGACCACACGCAAGAGACAACTCCGCCTCATGAAGAACAG GGAGGCTGCCCGCGAGTGTCGCCGAAAGAAGAAGGAATATGTAAAATGTCTTGAGAATCGGGTGGCTGTGCTCGAAAATCAAAACAGGACTCTCATTGAGGAACTAAAAGCGCTTAAAGACAtctattgccacaaagttgaatgA